TCATTATCCAGCATTAAGGAAACATCCTGCAATAAGCGGTTTATTTCCGAATTTTCTACGTCTGGATTAATCCTTTTGACGCTATCTTTAAAAACATCAGTAAAGATATTTGTTTCAATATCCCAGTTGGATTTAGAAAGAGAGAGGTATTTATACCCCAGCCTACATAAATGAAGTATAGCAGGAAGTTTAACTCTGGTATTCTCATTAAAAGCCATACATGATAATTTTAAAAGTGGTAATAATTATCGTTTCGATTTTTTTAATTTCAAAAGTTCTTCCTCAGCATAATTAATAGCCTTGAGTCCGGCAGCTTCATCTTTTACCATGTAAAACACCTTATCCGCCAGCCAAAGAGCGTTTAATTCACCCTCAGAAGCCCCAAGTACTTTTGCCAGTTTACCGAGGTGTAAGCGGCTCACCAGCTTTTCATCACTTTCCACCTTGCTGATATAGGCTGTATCCACCTCCAGTTCGGCTGCCACCTGCCGTTGAAGTAAGCCCTTGGCTTCCCGGTATTGCTTTAATCGTTCTCCTAACATAATGAACCCGTTTTAGACATGTACGGAATTGGTCAAATGTATTGAAAATAAATTAATGAATTGAAAAAGAGAAGGGAGCCAATTGACTCCCCTCTTTCTTCATTTAATCCCTGTCGATTATGCTCTCGACAGAGCGGCAATCCCAATACACAAAAGTGCGATGGCAAACACACCAGTCAGAAGACGGGCATTTTCACCTCTTGCTTCAATGCAAAGGTTGCCCTTGCATAAACGCACTTTATCGTTGGGAGTATTATTGTATTTGTTAAGATACATAGTACCTCCTTTTTTAAAGATTAATATATCCGTCACTTTTCCCGGACGGGGAAGGATTTTGAAGAGAATGAAGGTTTTCACTTCTCTTTTCGGACACCTTTGAAAGGCTTGTCATCACTTTTCCCATCCATAAACCGACCTGTTTCAGCGTCACGCTTCAACCAGGAATCTGTTTTGGGGTTATAGGTCTGACTGCGCTCCTTCACGGCACCATTTCGATGACCATCTCCGGTCTTACCATTTCTTGCCATTTTAGAATACTTTAATTGTTAAATCTTCAAATGCTGCTATTGGAGCATTTGTTTTCACTGACTGAATGCCCACTTCACGTGCTGCAATCGTTACATACATTTCACTCGTTCCAATGACTTCGCCATTTGTTGCAACCTGATTGAAGTAATACTGGCCATTGGTGGCAGTTTTACGGTCAAAATTTCGGTCTGAGACATTGTTCCTGCTACTTTGAATTCCAACAGCGGCACCTTGTTTTGAACCATACATTTGACTTTTCAGTATGGGCTCACCATTCCTTGCTGTGAGTATCCAATAAAATTGATTATTGGAACCCTGCCTTAATACGTACTTTGGATTTTGAATCATTGTATTGATATTTAATTGTTTAACCCACGTGGAAAATCCTAACGATAGGGGTTATCAATACCGGGCAGCAGTTCGTAGAATAATTGAGAATTACGTTTGGAAGTTTGTCCAAAAAACGTTGTATCATTGCCCTACGAAAAAATGCATGGATAATAACCGGGGTACCAACCCGGAATTCAAGCCCTCCAGCTAAGAATTTTATCCTTAAAAGCCGATAGATGCCGCCAGCACTTATCGGCTTTCGTGTTTTATCTTTGGTGGTATTCCTCCATCTTTATCATAAGAAACAAAAGTATAGATAAACTTGGACAAAAAAGAAACTTTTTTTACATTTGTCCAGTAGAAGTTTTTAACAAACCTTCCATATTTATTAACAGACTCACTATGAACCACTTCCCTGAAAGGTTAAAGAATGCTCGCAAAATGCGTGGCTTCTCACTTCAGGAGTTATCTGATGTGATGAATCAGGCTATATCCAAACAGGATTTAAATAGGCTTGAAACAGGTATAAAAAAACCTGATAGTGAAATTGTTTCTCAACTCTGTTCTGCTCTCAATGTAACTGTAGATTACTTTTTCAGAAATCCATCCGTATCCCTTGAACAGGTTGAATTTCGGAAGTTAAAAAAGCTACCGGTTCGTGAAAAGGAAAAAGTTAAAAGCCAAACTGTAGAATATCTTGAACGATACCTTGAGCTTGAAAATTTATTAGGTATTGATAACGAATTGCCATTTACTCCTCGTGCATTTAAAATTAAGCCGGGTAAGGAAATTGAAGGCATCTCAAGTGCAGCCACCACTATGAGAGAAGATATATTGAAAATCGGAAGTGACCCCATTTTCAATATATATGAACTTCTTGAAGAAAAAAACATTAAGGTGTTTAGAACAGAAGTTGACCCTTCTTTTTCAGGAATGTCTACTACAATTGAAAATAAGATTGGTGTCATCGTTTATAACGACAATAATGATTTACCAATTGTACGGAAACGCTTTACCCTTTTGCATGAATTAGGACATTTATTTCTTGACCTTACTGAATTTGATGAGAAGCATAGCGAAAAACTATGTGACGCATTTGCAGGGGCTATGCTTCTGCCGGAAGATAAATTAATGGAGTATTTTGGTGGAAGACGAGAAACCGTTTATGTGAAGGAGCTACGGTTGATTAAAAGCTATTTCGGCATATCACTACTTGCAATCATGTACCGTGCAAAAGCTCTTAACTTGATTTCAGAACATTACCTAAAATACTTCTGCATAAAATATAATCAGTTTTTTAAAAAGGAAGAAGGGGAAGGTTATGATGGAATAGAAAAGTCAAATAGATTTATTCAGCTTCTTATCCGGGCAGTTGCACAAGAAGTTATTTCAACAACCAAAGCTGCGGCATTGAATAACCAGATTCTTGGTGATTTCCGTGAACAATATCTTGATGCTGACAAAAAATGAAAATTGCAATTACAGATGCAAATATTTTCATTGACCTAATCAGATTAGAATTGTTGGGTTACTTGTTCAATCTTGGCATGGAAATCCATACAACCAGAGAGGTCTATGACCAATTAAATTCTCACCAAAGGGAAGTAGCTGCTGGATTCGTTCAGGCTGGTGTTTTGAGTGTATACAGTTTTAGCTCTCAGGAATTGGAGGAAATTGAACTTTTGGAATGTCCGGCTGGTCTTGAAATGGCAGACCGAACAGTTTATTATTATTCGAAAAGGATTGAAGCTCTTGTGTTGTCCGGAGATAAAAAGCTCCGGACTTTTTGTTTAAATCAAGATATAGATGTTAGAGGAATCCTCTGGTTATTTGATTTGTTTCTTGAAAGGGAATTAATCACAAAAATAACAGCGGTAGAGAAGCTAACATTTTTACTTTCCTTTAATGACCGACTGCCGATGGATCAGTGTCAACAACGATTGAATTCATGGGGCGAATAGGTTAATCTGGAATTTCTTGCTTCAGGGTGTTTTAGAAATAATCTATTTTATTGATTAGGATAAACGAGTAAATTATCGTTTCTATCAATTCATTAGGATCATTTTAGATTTCTTTAGGGGTTTAATAAACAGACACCCACACCCCCAAACCTGCCTCACCCGCACCCCCATCAACTCCAGATCAATCTTATCGATTGTATCCGTGGGTTTGTGGTAGTCGGCGTGGTTGCCGGAGAAGTAGAAGGTGGCGGGGATGCCTTTTTTGACGAAGTTGTAGTGGTCGGAGCGGGCGTAGTAGCGGTTCTTATCCTTCCGGTCGTTGAAGCGGTAGTCGAGCTGGAGGTGGGTGTACTGCTCGCTGACGGCGCGGTTGAGCTTGTGTAGCCGGGTGTTGAGCTTCTCGTCGCCGATCACGTACACGTAGCGGCGCTGCCCGGTACTGTCGTGCCAGGCGTCGCTGCGTCCGATCATGTCGATGTTGAGGTCGGCCAGGGTCTTTTTGAGCGGGATCAGCGGGTTTTCCACGTAGAACTTCGAGCCGAGCAATCCCTTCTCCTCCCCGCTCACGGGCAGGAAGAGGATGCCGTACTTCAGGCGGTGGCCGTCGTTCGCGGCCATCGCGAATACCCGCGCCAGCTCCAGCAGGGCCGCGGTGCCGGTGCCGTTATCGTCGGCTCCGCGGTAGATCGCCGAGTCGCGCACGCCCAAATGATCATAATGCGCGCTGATCACAATGCAACGCCCCCTGCGGTCGGTGCCGGGCAGAAGATACGCGACGTTCTGCCCGAGCAGGGCCCGGGTGTCGCTTCGCCAGTGCAGGCGCGCATCCGGCAACAGGTCGCGCCGCTCGGGTACGCGGTGCTCCGGATGCTCCGCCCGCAGCTCGCGGAACACGTGCTCCACGCCCCGGGGAAACAGGGCCGCGGCGGCTTCCGTCGAGATCCAGACGATGCGCGTAGCGGGAAAATCCTGCACAAGCTTGCGTGTCGCCGTGCCGGCGTGTACCAGCCGCTCACGCGCCTCCGCAAAGG
This genomic stretch from Bacteroidota bacterium harbors:
- a CDS encoding ImmA/IrrE family metallo-endopeptidase → MNHFPERLKNARKMRGFSLQELSDVMNQAISKQDLNRLETGIKKPDSEIVSQLCSALNVTVDYFFRNPSVSLEQVEFRKLKKLPVREKEKVKSQTVEYLERYLELENLLGIDNELPFTPRAFKIKPGKEIEGISSAATTMREDILKIGSDPIFNIYELLEEKNIKVFRTEVDPSFSGMSTTIENKIGVIVYNDNNDLPIVRKRFTLLHELGHLFLDLTEFDEKHSEKLCDAFAGAMLLPEDKLMEYFGGRRETVYVKELRLIKSYFGISLLAIMYRAKALNLISEHYLKYFCIKYNQFFKKEEGEGYDGIEKSNRFIQLLIRAVAQEVISTTKAAALNNQILGDFREQYLDADKK
- a CDS encoding YegP family protein, whose translation is MIQNPKYVLRQGSNNQFYWILTARNGEPILKSQMYGSKQGAAVGIQSSRNNVSDRNFDRKTATNGQYYFNQVATNGEVIGTSEMYVTIAAREVGIQSVKTNAPIAAFEDLTIKVF
- a CDS encoding M28 family peptidase produces the protein MAIEYGNRISTDSLYRHLQVLTADSLEGRETGKEGQRRAARYIADNFRRWGLVPLGRENGFQDHALSPRATQGRNLEANGASFCYYRDYYYYAGASDTTFELERLVYLNGLGEDEYGNDLSGAHILLEATALGRKADSALFDQRLRGLLGKRPALLLLIVHPFAEARERLVHAGTATRKLVQDFPATRIVWISTEAAAALFPRGVEHVFRELRAEHPEHRVPERRDLLPDARLHWRSDTRALLGQNVAYLLPGTDRRGRCIVISAHYDHLGVRDSAIYRGADDNGTGTAALLELARVFAMAANDGHRLKYGILFLPVSGEEKGLLGSKFYVENPLIPLKKTLADLNIDMIGRSDAWHDSTGQRRYVYVIGDEKLNTRLHKLNRAVSEQYTHLQLDYRFNDRKDKNRYYARSDHYNFVKKGIPATFYFSGNHADYHKPTDTIDKIDLELMGVRVRQVWGCGCLFIKPLKKSKMILMN
- a CDS encoding helix-turn-helix transcriptional regulator; its protein translation is MLGERLKQYREAKGLLQRQVAAELEVDTAYISKVESDEKLVSRLHLGKLAKVLGASEGELNALWLADKVFYMVKDEAAGLKAINYAEEELLKLKKSKR